Proteins encoded by one window of Rhineura floridana isolate rRhiFlo1 chromosome 9, rRhiFlo1.hap2, whole genome shotgun sequence:
- the C9H4orf51 gene encoding uncharacterized protein C4orf51 homolog has product MAKYLFLAPGLPLPFSPLSPEAFEEIKCLAGKAWKQHTREDAGCSTTYSGAYGNTGLNVFTHCHVIPSSPTRVHKPHPPEVFLTNQLHHLPGNYGNAKRAVTSDKGKMLQVKQPQRKSVPLLNMPTVNVTWKAWRVNARKRAFPVVAPYLWNALPSEVHLVSLLTSCQRQIHHKAVNIPSPVTPLDAIQQAIKHVNLKGNQTGEEMLSPSSASQDILAGWPESGSTHSVMQMRKE; this is encoded by the exons ATGGCCAAGTATCTGTTCTTGGCTCCCGGGTTGCCTTTGCCCTTTAGTCCTCTTTCTCCTGAAGCTTTTGAAGAGATCAAGTGCCTTGCAGGCAAAGCCTGGAAACAACACACTCGAGAAGATGCAGGCTGTTCCACCACCTATTCTGGGGCTTATGGAAACACAGGGCTGAACGTATTCACCCATTGCCATGTCATTCCCTCCTCACCTACCAGGGTACACAAGCCTCATCCACCAGA AGTGTTTTTGACAAACCAGCTTCACCATCTACCTGGAAACTATGGCAATGCTAAACGTGCTGTGACAAGTGACAAGG GTAAAATGCTACAGGTGAAGCAGCCCCAAAGGAAAAGTGTCCCTTTGCTCAATATGCCCACGGTAAATGTAACTTG GAAGGCTTGGAGGGTGAAtgcaaggaagagggcctttccagttgtggctccctatctgtggaatgctctccccagtgaggtccacctggtgtcTTTGCTGACATCTtgtcagcgccag attCATCATAAAGCAGTCAACATTCCATCACCAGTAACACCACTTGATGCAATTCAGCAAGCTATAAAACACGTCAATTTAAAGG GGAACCAAACTGGAGAGGAAATGTTAAGTCCATCATCTGCCAGTCAAGATATACTGGCTGGGTGGCCTGAGAGTGGGAGTACTCATTCTGTT ATGCAAATGAGGAAAGAGTGA